The Hymenobacter sp. DG25A nucleotide sequence TAGGGGCGCTGGTCGGTATGTGCACCAGGCGCGTCAGTAAGTGGCCCATCTCGGAAAGGGGCACCACGTAATCAATGGCTACGTTGCTGAGGGCGCTTTCCGGCATACTGGAAAACTCGGCCTCCTGGGGGTCCTGCACCACGGCCTGCCCGCCGGCGCGCTTAATCTGCTCCAGGCCGGCGGTGCCATCATGCAGCATGCCGGTGAGGATAACGCCAATAACGGCCGCCCCGTACTGGGCCGCGGCCGAGCGGAACAGGGCATCGGCGGCGGGCCGGTAATTATTTTCCCGCGGGCCTTTGGTCACCAGCAGTTTTCCGTCCCGCACCAGCAGGTGCCGGTCGGGTGGGGCCAGGTACAGCGTGCTGGCTTCTAGCGCCTGCCCATGCGTGGGCAGCACACACCGCAGCGGGGTGTGGCTGGCCAGCCGCTCTACCATAAGCTGGCCGGAAGACTCAGGGGAAAAGTGCTGCACCACCAACACGGCGGCGGGCAGCGTGCCGGGCAGGTTACTGACTAAGCGCGTAAGAGCCGGCATGCCCCCCGCCGAAGCACCAATGACAATGATATAAGCAGGGTCTTCCACGGGATAGGCAGATAAATCGTTTCAAAAGCAGCCCCAACAATATGGGGTACCGTCTTTAACCCTACGCGGCCCGCCTGATTCGGGTTAACGAGGGTTGGCCGCTTAAAAACCCTGCCTCCATCTCTGTCGGACAAAAATGGGGTTTATGCGTACTTTTGAATAGAAGGGCTACCCCGTTAGCGGTAGCCCGCTGCCTGCTGCTATGCCTTCTGCCACCCCTGCTTCTCCCGAAGAGAGAAATTCTGCTGAACCAGTTTCTGCCTCGCCGCTACCCATTGATGCCCAGGTGTCGCAGGCACAGCTGCGCCGGGTACAGGCCCAGGAAGATAACAGCGAGACGTTTCCTATTGTAGGCATGGGCGGCTCGGCGGGCTCCCTGGGGGCATTTGAGCAGTTTTTTCAGCACATGCCCCCCGACAGCGGTATTGCTTTTGTGGTGGTGATGCACCTAGCGCCTAACCCCAGTGGCGAGCTGCCCCAGGTAATGCAGCGCTTTACCGCCATGCCCGTGCTGGAAGCCGCCGATGGCATGAAGGTGCGGCCCAACCATGTATATGTGATTCCGCCGGACCGGGACATGAGCATTATGCACGGTACGCTGCTGCTGTTTGCGCCCACGCAGCCCCGGGGCAAGCGCCTGCCCATCGATTTCTTTTACCAGAGCCTGGCTAAAGATGCCCGCGAGCGGGCCGTGTGCATCATTTTCTCCGGCATGGGCTCTGATGGTACGCTGGGGCTGAAGATGGTAATGGAAAACTTTGGGATGGTGATGGTGCAAAGCCCCGAAACGGCCGAGTACGACTCCATGCCCCGCTCCGCCATTGCCACCGAGTTTGTGGACTACATCCTGCCGGCCGATCAGCTGCCGGATAAGCTCCTGGAATATCTGCACAAGCCCGTGATGGATCGGCCGCGCCGGGAAAGGCCTGAGTCGGTTTCCCGCCCGGCGCATGCCCTGCAAAAGATCTTCCTGCTCATCCGGGCTCAGACCGGGCACGACTTCAGCTTTTACAAGCGCAATACCGTTTTCCGGCGCATTGAGCGTCGCATGAACTCGCACCAGATCAAGGAGTTTACGCACTACGTGCGCTACCTGCAGGAAAACCCCCAGGAGGTAGATGCCCTGTTTAAGGAGCTGCTGATTGGCGTCACCAAGTTTTTCCGGGACCATGAGGCGTATGAGTCGCTGAAAACGCAGTTGATTCCCATGCTGCGCCAGAAGCCCATCAACAGTGTTTTTCGGGTGTGGGCGCCGGGCTGCTCTACCGGCGAGGAAGCCTACTCGCTGGCCATGCTGCTGCAGGAGTGTCTGGACCAAGTGGAGCCCGGGCACTACCTCAAAATTCAGATTTTTGCCACCGATATCAACGCCCAAGGCATTGACTTTGCCCGCGCCGGCCTGTACCCGGACTCTATTGTGGCCGATGTAACCCCGGAACGGCTGGAGCGCTTTTTCGTGAAGCAGGAAACCGGCTTTCTGATTCGGAAAGAGGTGCGTGATGCCGTCATCTTTGCCCTCCACGATATCAATAAGGATGCGCCATTTACCCGGCTGGACCTGCTGTGCTGCCGCAACCTGCTCATCTATCTGTCGGCGGAGCTGCAGCGCAACCTGCTGCCCGTTTTCCACTACGCCCTGAACCCGGGCGGCCTGCTGTTTCTGGGGCCCAGCGAAAACATGACGGGCTTTCATGAGCTGTTTAAGCCCCTGGACATCAAATGGAAGATTTTCCGCCGCAACGATGCTTCCTCCTCCGTTACCCGCCTGGTCAATTTCCCTTTCGCACTTTCCCGTCAGCAGCCGTCGGCGCCGGTGGCGGCCACTAGTATGACTTCTTCCGCTCCCCGCAAAGACGGGCCTTTTGCTTCCCTGGTGCAGAAAGTAATGCTGCAGGCCTTCACGCCGCCGGCCGTGCTCATTAATGCCAAGGGCGAAATCCTGTATGTAAATGGCCGCACGGGCCGCTACCTGGAGCCCGCGCCCGGGCTGGGGGGGCTGAATATCTTCGAAATGGCCCGCGAAGAACTCAACTACGAAATCAGTGCCGTGGTGCACAAGGCCAACGCCGCCAAGGAAAGTGTGGTGGCCGAGAATGTAAAGGTGAAAACCGATGCCGGCTACCAGCTGCTGCGCATCAGCGTAACCTACCTCACAGAGCCCGATGCCCTGGCCGGCCTCATGCTGGTGGCTTTTGAAGACCAGCCCACCCCGCGCCGGGTGCGCACCGGCAAAGCCGCCCCCGGCACCGACCTAAGCCGCGACACCGTGGTGGCCTCTCTGGAAAAAGAGCTGCAATATACCAAACACCGCCTCCAGACCACCATTGAGGAAATGGAAAGCAGCCTGGAGGAGCTCAAGAGTACCAATGAGGAGCTGCAGTCGGCCAATGAGGAGCTGCAAAGCACCAACGAGGAGGCAATGACCAACAAGGAGGAAATGCAGAGCCTGAACGAGGAACTCATGACGCTGAACATGCAGTATCTGAGCAAGACGGAAGAGCTGAGCCAAGCAGCCAACGACATGAAAAACCTGTTGGATGCTACCGAAATAGCCACTATATTCCTGGATAATGATATGATCATCAGGCGTTTTACGCCTTCTGTGGGCCGTATTATGCATCTGCAGCCAGCTGATGTGGGCCGGCCCATCACACACTTTGCCAACAACCTGCGCTATGCCAGCCTCATCCAGGACATCAATCAGGTGCTGGACCGCCTGGTGAGCACCGAATCGATTATTCAGACCACCACCAACGAATGGTATGCCATGCGAATTTTGCCCTACCGTACGCTGGATAATTACATCAGCGGGGCCGTCATTACTTTTACGGACATCTCCGGCCTGAAGCGGCTGGAAGAAGAGCTGCAAAGCAGCCGCCGCTATGCCGAGAGCATTGTAGAAACCGTGCGCGAGCCCATGCTGGTGCTGGACCACGAGCTGCGTGTGCTGACTGTAAGTCAGGCCTTTACGGAGGCCTTCGGCGAAGAGCCCGCCAAAGGCCAGCCCCTGACCGAGCTTAACCACGGCGCCTGGCGGCAGCCCATCCTGCGCGATAACCTGACGAGCCTGCTCCGTGGCGACAGCGCCGGTTTCGACGACCTGCCGCTTGCGCTGCCTTCCCCCACCCGGGAGGAGCCGCCCCGCCGCGTGCTGGTGTATGGGCGCCGCATCCGCAGCGAGGGCCACCCCACCGACCGTATCCTGCTGGGCGTCAGGTTTGAATAGCCGCTTATGAGCTTGCGAGTCGGCCGCCTTGACCCGGCGCTTTATTGATATCGATAACCAGTGTTTACATAAAAATAGAATAAGTCCAGCACCGCTATGGAAGCACCCGGCTCTTCTTCCCCCGCACCCCTCGACACCCAGGCTGCCCTGCGGGAGTTGCGGCTGCGTGCCGAGCGCCGACAGCTGGCCACCCAAAGCTTGGCTCCCGATACCGCGCCCGAGGTACAGCGTCTGGTGCAGGAGCTGCAGGTGCACCAGATAGAGCTGGAAATGCAGTATGAAGAACTCCTGCTGGCCCAGGCCGAAGCTCAAAGCTCCCGCGCACAGTACGTAGACCTCTATGATTTTGCCCCGGTAGGCTACTGCACCCTGGCCGCCGATAGCACCATTCTGCGGCTGAACCTGCGGGCCGCGCAGCAGCTGGGCACTATGCGCCAGCAGCTGCAGGGCCGCCGGCTGGCCTTGTTTGTGGCTCTGGATTGCCGGCTGGATTTTAGCCGGTTCGTGGAGCAGGTGCTGGCCTCTGATTTCCGCCAGACCACCACCATGGAAATGCGCCGCGAAGATGGCACCGCCCTGTTTGTGCGTCTGGAAGGCATTGCGGCTACCAATGCCCTGGGCGAGCGGCACTGCCTCCTGGCCCTGATTGATGTAACCGAGCAGCACCAAGCCACCCGGGCGCTGGAGCTGAGCGAGCGGCGCTTCCGCACCCTGTTTGAGCAAAGCCACGACGGCATGCTCCTGCTGCGCGATAACCGGTTTGTGGACTGCAACCCCGCCACGCTGCAGCTGCTGGGCCTCACCGATAAAAAACAATTGCTGGGCCAGCATGCCTCGGCCTTCTCGCCCAAATACCAGCCCAATGGCCGGCTGTCTTCAGTGTGGGCCGATGAGCTGTGGGAGCAGGCCCTGCGCCGGGGCTACTGCCGCTTTGAGTGGTGCCGCTACCGCCAGGGTGCGGAAGAATTCTGGGGCGATATTCTGCTTACGGCCATTCCGGACAACGGCCGCACCCTGGTGCATGCCACCTGGCGCGATATCACGGAGGAAAAGCAGGCCGCTCACCGGCTGCGCGAAAATGAGGCCCGGCTGCAGGAGGCCCTCACGGCCACGGCCATGGGCATCACCGACTGGAACCTGACCGATGACCAGCTGTACTGGGATGCCCGGGCGCAGGAAATATTCGGCCATGACTTTGAGGCTAATCCTGTGCCCTCCAGCGTAGCCCTGAGCCGCATTCATCCCGAGGACCGGCCGC carries:
- a CDS encoding chemotaxis protein CheB produces the protein MEDPAYIIVIGASAGGMPALTRLVSNLPGTLPAAVLVVQHFSPESSGQLMVERLASHTPLRCVLPTHGQALEASTLYLAPPDRHLLVRDGKLLVTKGPRENNYRPAADALFRSAAAQYGAAVIGVILTGMLHDGTAGLEQIKRAGGQAVVQDPQEAEFSSMPESALSNVAIDYVVPLSEMGHLLTRLVHIPTSAPTVIPHDIKMEAAIAERIVGDTEAIARLGTPVPLTCPDCGGSLWKVDQGNVLRFRCHTGHAFAAEALLESSQQGLEETLWVAMRMMEERKNLLMSMAGRSQGELSLRQEERIKEIKLHINRLREFLLSGQELNPAPASEQAS
- a CDS encoding chemotaxis protein CheB; translation: MPSATPASPEERNSAEPVSASPLPIDAQVSQAQLRRVQAQEDNSETFPIVGMGGSAGSLGAFEQFFQHMPPDSGIAFVVVMHLAPNPSGELPQVMQRFTAMPVLEAADGMKVRPNHVYVIPPDRDMSIMHGTLLLFAPTQPRGKRLPIDFFYQSLAKDARERAVCIIFSGMGSDGTLGLKMVMENFGMVMVQSPETAEYDSMPRSAIATEFVDYILPADQLPDKLLEYLHKPVMDRPRRERPESVSRPAHALQKIFLLIRAQTGHDFSFYKRNTVFRRIERRMNSHQIKEFTHYVRYLQENPQEVDALFKELLIGVTKFFRDHEAYESLKTQLIPMLRQKPINSVFRVWAPGCSTGEEAYSLAMLLQECLDQVEPGHYLKIQIFATDINAQGIDFARAGLYPDSIVADVTPERLERFFVKQETGFLIRKEVRDAVIFALHDINKDAPFTRLDLLCCRNLLIYLSAELQRNLLPVFHYALNPGGLLFLGPSENMTGFHELFKPLDIKWKIFRRNDASSSVTRLVNFPFALSRQQPSAPVAATSMTSSAPRKDGPFASLVQKVMLQAFTPPAVLINAKGEILYVNGRTGRYLEPAPGLGGLNIFEMAREELNYEISAVVHKANAAKESVVAENVKVKTDAGYQLLRISVTYLTEPDALAGLMLVAFEDQPTPRRVRTGKAAPGTDLSRDTVVASLEKELQYTKHRLQTTIEEMESSLEELKSTNEELQSANEELQSTNEEAMTNKEEMQSLNEELMTLNMQYLSKTEELSQAANDMKNLLDATEIATIFLDNDMIIRRFTPSVGRIMHLQPADVGRPITHFANNLRYASLIQDINQVLDRLVSTESIIQTTTNEWYAMRILPYRTLDNYISGAVITFTDISGLKRLEEELQSSRRYAESIVETVREPMLVLDHELRVLTVSQAFTEAFGEEPAKGQPLTELNHGAWRQPILRDNLTSLLRGDSAGFDDLPLALPSPTREEPPRRVLVYGRRIRSEGHPTDRILLGVRFE